The Oscarella lobularis chromosome 12, ooOscLobu1.1, whole genome shotgun sequence genome window below encodes:
- the LOC136193530 gene encoding death-associated protein kinase 1-like isoform X1 → MNRKRTPKRISSAIERFTGMLGKLGNEEEVVRFLSIQKGFRSDQYIHDLSLFHYVAGREFETAEEANDWLSYAIVQKNQDIDMKSYQYEFCPLHCACKWGNIFGVEWLVIHGANINEKAKEGRTPYSYACASSVDTMKKVVYLEEHCNISSQEAILWAAENQFLSSGKANEIFHHLVNKKGLSVNAIEEEVGLTPLHHACMSGSIFGMKWLLEHNSDINSVDNFDQTPFMFACGSSINRSTKIRYLVDKGAICRAKDDKGRTALFHATHPSKCEDEVKDALRYLVIEKGIDINSVDKEGRTPLLYACDQYHPSFLVIQQLIELGADVSVRNKNKQNALHMVAESSSSVNASVIDLLIKKGVDVTCQDQDGNTPHQVALGATRALLRQHYDAARFSVLQRETVRPDSIKFCVVGKEMAGKTTYVNSLLRLNQPPPKEKDRTPGVDIHNCENKEIGKGSWWDFGAQPTFHSAHGLFFQKSNTMFNLILPIRKGDEMTSEKSLLEEGQFWCAFAKASLRTLLSHVTSLIPFMIIFNLIGFEEKAGIEVSFQMKRVARELQKLFGNTFNIEIDHVIEMDCSKSTSVRMDDCRQKLKKIREKMLEAADGIPKLCHEIEKHLSILDKKRKRPMAYFLTTEEFQKWISQEVKLVLNEDEKKVAVEYLDSSGLIINLGRRISVRPQWLCHNVIGPLLAPPWFPVAMQTGKLGKASKSDIESALTAFEDDLVHKGRPSAFVVKADVAIEVLRSLDLCIALEDAPGMYQIPALLDDSIPPAAWVIDATLDVYRGQRYECNKSVDIISPSSFVILQCRCSRLTDTSEELWKNGIKLVRIFGNKVIECLIQLGIKKGRHCIDIVFRWSSKVSCEAETKKFFNELKSMIAEACDERSPGVILNWFYLDSSHLQQLNEDPAIYLSSEVDQKVNAKALDHLLFSARPERRHRSSVRDLVILSGFTSGTFPPDDALVSDDLITACAHVKGSLWEDLGSSLHIDENDLQYVREQICHDFARMVKVLKLWNTAKSPTVGQLLGLFDLFEVNRRAIMSKFELLCGSEANEKSVCSMQVI, encoded by the exons ATGAACCGAAAACGAACTCCGAAAAGGATCTCATCCGCGATCGAGCGATTTACCGGGATGCTCGGGAAGTTAGGAAATGAGGAGGAAGtggttcgttttctttctatacaaaaaggatttcgatctgaTCAG TACATCCACGACTTGTCATTATTTCACTatgtggcgggaagagagtttgagacggcggaggaagccAATGATTGGCTCAGTTATGCGATtgtgcaaaagaatcaagacATTGACATGAAATCATATCAA TATGAATTCTgcccacttcactgtgcgtgcaagtggggaaatatttttggcgttgaatggcttGTCATTCACGGTGCAAATATCAACGAGAAAGCCAAA GAAGGACGTACGCCATATTCTTATGCCTGTGcaagttccgttgacacaATGAAAAAAGTGGTCTATCTCGAAGAGCATTGCAACATTTCTTCACAAGAGGCTATt CTTTGGGCagctgaaaatcaatttttatcATCTGGAAAAGCTaacgagatttttcatcATCTTGTCAATAAAAAGGGATTGAGCGTCAACgctattgaagaagag GTTGGGTTGACTCCTCTGCATCATGCCTGCATGAGTGGAAGCATATTTGGAATGAAATGGCTTTTGGAACACAACTctgatatcaatagcgtcGATAAT tTTGACcaaacgccttttatgttTGCGTGTGGAAGTTCCATCAATCGTTCAACAAAAATTCGCTACTTGGTAGATAAAGGAGCCATCTGTCGAGCAAAAGATGAC aaagGGAGGACGGCTTTGTTTCACGCCACCCACCCCTCAAAGTGTGAAGATGAAGTAAAAGATGctcttcgatatcttgtcattgagaaaggcattgatatcaattccgTTGATAAG GAGGGAAGGACACCCTTACTGTACGCATGTGATCAGTATCATCCTTCTTTCCTtgtcattcagcaactaattgaattaggagctgatGTCTCTGTCAGAAATAAG aacaaacaaaatgcattgcatatgGTTGCAGAAAGCTCGTCAAGCGTAAACGCATcagttattgatctattgattaagaagggtgttgacgtcacgtgtcaagATCAG GACGGAAATACGCCTCATCAGGTGGCACTTGGTGCAACaagagctctccttcgacagcattac GACGCCGCCCGgttttccgttcttcaacgagaaacggTTCGTCCGGATTCAATTAAATTCTGCGTAGTTGGCAAAgaaatggcgggaaaaacgacgtacgtgaattctcttcttcgactcaATCAACCCCCACCCAAAGAAAAGGATCGCACACCCGGGGTTGATATTCATAATTGTGAAAATAAGGAAATTGGCAAAGGATCGTGGTGGGATTTTGGTGCCCAACCCACATTCCACAGCGCGCATGggctcttctttcaaaagtcCAATACAATGTTCAATCTCattcttccaattcgaaaGGGAgacgagatgacgtcagaaaagagTCTTCTAGAAGAAGGCCAATTCTGGTGTGCGTTTGCCAAGGCTTCATTAAGAACGCTTCTgtctcacgtgacgtcgctAATTCCATTTATGATAATATTCAATTTAATCggttttgaagaaaaggcggGAATCGAAGTGAGTTTCCAGATGAAACGAGTCGCCAGAGAGCTTCAGAAACTATTTGGCAATACGTTCAATATTGaaattgatcacgtgatcgaaatggattgcagtaAGAGCACTTCGGTTCGCATGGACGACTGTCGTCAGAAACTCAAGAAAATTCGTGAAAAAATGCTAGAG GCAGCAGATGGCATTCCAAAATTGTGCCACGAAATTGAGAAGCATCTCTCTATTCTGGACAAAAAGAGGAAACGTCCAATGGCCTATTTCCTGACGACtgaagaatttcaaaagTGGATTTCTCAAGAGGTCAAACTCGTTCTaaacgaggacgagaaaaaagtggcTGTTGAGTATCTTGACTCGTCCGGATTA ATTATTAATCTTGGTCGTCGCATCTCTGTTCGACCTCAGTGGTTGTGTCATAATGTAATCggtcctcttctcgctcctccCTGGTTTCCAGTCGCCATGCAGACGGGGAAATTGGGGAAGGCGTCAAAGAGCGACATTGAATCGGCTCTGACGGCATTTGAAGACGACCTCGTACACAAGGGCCGTCCATCTGCATTCGTTGTGAAGGCTGACGTTGCAATTGAAGTTCTTCGCTCTTTGGATCTGTGCATTGCGCTGGAAGACGCACCTGGAATGTATCAGATTCCcgctcttctcgacgattctATTCCTCCTGCCGCCTGGGTTATAGACGCGACGCTGGACGTGTATCGTGGTCAACGATATGAATGTAATAAATCGGTCGACATCAtctcaccgtcgtcgttcgtcattCTTCAATGTCGTTGCTCTCGTCTGACGGACACAAGTGAAGAGCTTTGGAAGAACGGCATAAAGTTAGTGAGGATTTTCGGTAATAAAGTAATCGAGTGTCTCATTCAATTGGGAATAAAGAAGGGACGTCATTGCATTGACATCGTTTTTCGTTGGTCCAGCAAAGTCAGTTGCGAGGccgaaacgaagaaattcttcaatgAACTGAAATCGATGATCGCTGAAGCGTGCGATGAACGAAGTCCGGGAGTTATTCTCAATTGGTTCTATTTAGACAGTTCTCATCTTCAGCAACTCAACGAAGATCCTGCTATTTATTTGTCAAGTGAAGTCGATCAGAAAGTCAATGCGAAGGCTTTGGATCACCTCTTGTTTTCCGCTCGACCAgaaagacgtcatcgttcttcCGTCAGAGATTTAGTGATTCTATCTGGTTTCACTTCAG GTACTTTTCCTCCTGACGATGCTCTGGTATCAGACGATCTGATCACAGCCTGCGCTCACGTCAAGGGTTCATTGTGGGAAGATCTTGGCTCCTCTCTACATATTGATGAAAATGATCTTCAATATGTTCGCGAACAAATTTGTCACGACTTTGCTCGTATGGTCAAAGTGTTGAAATTGTGGAACACTGCAAAATCACCTACAGTGGGTCAGCTTCTAGGATTGTTTGATCTGTTTGAAGTAAATCGAAGGGCAATCATGTCGAAATTTGAATTGCTGTGTGGCA GTGAGGCGAATGAAAAATCGGTGTGCTCAATGCAAGTTATTTAG
- the LOC136193530 gene encoding death-associated protein kinase 1-like isoform X2 → MNRKRTPKRISSAIERFTGMLGKLGNEEEVVRFLSIQKGFRSDQYIHDLSLFHYVAGREFETAEEANDWLSYAIVQKNQDIDMKSYQYEFCPLHCACKWGNIFGVEWLVIHGANINEKAKEGRTPYSYACASSVDTMKKVVYLEEHCNISSQEAILWAAENQFLSSGKANEIFHHLVNKKGLSVNAIEEEVGLTPLHHACMSGSIFGMKWLLEHNSDINSVDNFDQTPFMFACGSSINRSTKIRYLVDKGAICRAKDDKGRTALFHATHPSKCEDEVKDALRYLVIEKGIDINSVDKEGRTPLLYACDQYHPSFLVIQQLIELGADVSVRNKNKQNALHMVAESSSSVNASVIDLLIKKGVDVTCQDQDGNTPHQVALGATRALLRQHYDAARFSVLQRETVRPDSIKFCVVGKEMAGKTTYVNSLLRLNQPPPKEKDRTPGVDIHNCENKEIGKGSWWDFGAQPTFHSAHGLFFQKSNTMFNLILPIRKGDEMTSEKSLLEEGQFWCAFAKASLRTLLSHVTSLIPFMIIFNLIGFEEKAGIEVSFQMKRVARELQKLFGNTFNIEIDHVIEMDCSKSTSVRMDDCRQKLKKIREKMLEAADGIPKLCHEIEKHLSILDKKRKRPMAYFLTTEEFQKWISQEVKLVLNEDEKKVAVEYLDSSGLIINLGRRISVRPQWLCHNVIGPLLAPPWFPVAMQTGKLGKASKSDIESALTAFEDDLVHKGRPSAFVVKADVAIEVLRSLDLCIALEDAPGMYQIPALLDDSIPPAAWVIDATLDVYRGQRYECNKSVDIISPSSFVILQCRCSRLTDTSEELWKNGIKLVRIFGNKVIECLIQLGIKKGRHCIDIVFRWSSKVSCEAETKKFFNELKSMIAEACDERSPGVILNWFYLDSSHLQQLNEDPAIYLSSEVDQKVNAKALDHLLFSARPERRHRSSVRDLVILSGFTSGTFPPDDALVSDDLITACAHVKGSLWEDLGSSLHIDENDLQYVREQICHDFARMVKVLKLWNTAKSPTVGQLLGLFDLFEVNRRAIMSKFELLCGSK, encoded by the exons ATGAACCGAAAACGAACTCCGAAAAGGATCTCATCCGCGATCGAGCGATTTACCGGGATGCTCGGGAAGTTAGGAAATGAGGAGGAAGtggttcgttttctttctatacaaaaaggatttcgatctgaTCAG TACATCCACGACTTGTCATTATTTCACTatgtggcgggaagagagtttgagacggcggaggaagccAATGATTGGCTCAGTTATGCGATtgtgcaaaagaatcaagacATTGACATGAAATCATATCAA TATGAATTCTgcccacttcactgtgcgtgcaagtggggaaatatttttggcgttgaatggcttGTCATTCACGGTGCAAATATCAACGAGAAAGCCAAA GAAGGACGTACGCCATATTCTTATGCCTGTGcaagttccgttgacacaATGAAAAAAGTGGTCTATCTCGAAGAGCATTGCAACATTTCTTCACAAGAGGCTATt CTTTGGGCagctgaaaatcaatttttatcATCTGGAAAAGCTaacgagatttttcatcATCTTGTCAATAAAAAGGGATTGAGCGTCAACgctattgaagaagag GTTGGGTTGACTCCTCTGCATCATGCCTGCATGAGTGGAAGCATATTTGGAATGAAATGGCTTTTGGAACACAACTctgatatcaatagcgtcGATAAT tTTGACcaaacgccttttatgttTGCGTGTGGAAGTTCCATCAATCGTTCAACAAAAATTCGCTACTTGGTAGATAAAGGAGCCATCTGTCGAGCAAAAGATGAC aaagGGAGGACGGCTTTGTTTCACGCCACCCACCCCTCAAAGTGTGAAGATGAAGTAAAAGATGctcttcgatatcttgtcattgagaaaggcattgatatcaattccgTTGATAAG GAGGGAAGGACACCCTTACTGTACGCATGTGATCAGTATCATCCTTCTTTCCTtgtcattcagcaactaattgaattaggagctgatGTCTCTGTCAGAAATAAG aacaaacaaaatgcattgcatatgGTTGCAGAAAGCTCGTCAAGCGTAAACGCATcagttattgatctattgattaagaagggtgttgacgtcacgtgtcaagATCAG GACGGAAATACGCCTCATCAGGTGGCACTTGGTGCAACaagagctctccttcgacagcattac GACGCCGCCCGgttttccgttcttcaacgagaaacggTTCGTCCGGATTCAATTAAATTCTGCGTAGTTGGCAAAgaaatggcgggaaaaacgacgtacgtgaattctcttcttcgactcaATCAACCCCCACCCAAAGAAAAGGATCGCACACCCGGGGTTGATATTCATAATTGTGAAAATAAGGAAATTGGCAAAGGATCGTGGTGGGATTTTGGTGCCCAACCCACATTCCACAGCGCGCATGggctcttctttcaaaagtcCAATACAATGTTCAATCTCattcttccaattcgaaaGGGAgacgagatgacgtcagaaaagagTCTTCTAGAAGAAGGCCAATTCTGGTGTGCGTTTGCCAAGGCTTCATTAAGAACGCTTCTgtctcacgtgacgtcgctAATTCCATTTATGATAATATTCAATTTAATCggttttgaagaaaaggcggGAATCGAAGTGAGTTTCCAGATGAAACGAGTCGCCAGAGAGCTTCAGAAACTATTTGGCAATACGTTCAATATTGaaattgatcacgtgatcgaaatggattgcagtaAGAGCACTTCGGTTCGCATGGACGACTGTCGTCAGAAACTCAAGAAAATTCGTGAAAAAATGCTAGAG GCAGCAGATGGCATTCCAAAATTGTGCCACGAAATTGAGAAGCATCTCTCTATTCTGGACAAAAAGAGGAAACGTCCAATGGCCTATTTCCTGACGACtgaagaatttcaaaagTGGATTTCTCAAGAGGTCAAACTCGTTCTaaacgaggacgagaaaaaagtggcTGTTGAGTATCTTGACTCGTCCGGATTA ATTATTAATCTTGGTCGTCGCATCTCTGTTCGACCTCAGTGGTTGTGTCATAATGTAATCggtcctcttctcgctcctccCTGGTTTCCAGTCGCCATGCAGACGGGGAAATTGGGGAAGGCGTCAAAGAGCGACATTGAATCGGCTCTGACGGCATTTGAAGACGACCTCGTACACAAGGGCCGTCCATCTGCATTCGTTGTGAAGGCTGACGTTGCAATTGAAGTTCTTCGCTCTTTGGATCTGTGCATTGCGCTGGAAGACGCACCTGGAATGTATCAGATTCCcgctcttctcgacgattctATTCCTCCTGCCGCCTGGGTTATAGACGCGACGCTGGACGTGTATCGTGGTCAACGATATGAATGTAATAAATCGGTCGACATCAtctcaccgtcgtcgttcgtcattCTTCAATGTCGTTGCTCTCGTCTGACGGACACAAGTGAAGAGCTTTGGAAGAACGGCATAAAGTTAGTGAGGATTTTCGGTAATAAAGTAATCGAGTGTCTCATTCAATTGGGAATAAAGAAGGGACGTCATTGCATTGACATCGTTTTTCGTTGGTCCAGCAAAGTCAGTTGCGAGGccgaaacgaagaaattcttcaatgAACTGAAATCGATGATCGCTGAAGCGTGCGATGAACGAAGTCCGGGAGTTATTCTCAATTGGTTCTATTTAGACAGTTCTCATCTTCAGCAACTCAACGAAGATCCTGCTATTTATTTGTCAAGTGAAGTCGATCAGAAAGTCAATGCGAAGGCTTTGGATCACCTCTTGTTTTCCGCTCGACCAgaaagacgtcatcgttcttcCGTCAGAGATTTAGTGATTCTATCTGGTTTCACTTCAG GTACTTTTCCTCCTGACGATGCTCTGGTATCAGACGATCTGATCACAGCCTGCGCTCACGTCAAGGGTTCATTGTGGGAAGATCTTGGCTCCTCTCTACATATTGATGAAAATGATCTTCAATATGTTCGCGAACAAATTTGTCACGACTTTGCTCGTATGGTCAAAGTGTTGAAATTGTGGAACACTGCAAAATCACCTACAGTGGGTCAGCTTCTAGGATTGTTTGATCTGTTTGAAGTAAATCGAAGGGCAATCATGTCGAAATTTGAATTGCTGTGTGGCAGTAAGTAG